A genomic stretch from Amycolatopsis sp. 195334CR includes:
- a CDS encoding TIGR03086 family metal-binding protein yields the protein MPINELRILDALATRASLDLVARVEPADLAKPTPCEAWTLHGLLAHMTTQHLGFAAAAGGDGDPDRWKLVALGDDPVATYRDSVNRVLNAFAANDIADRKFPLPEFTTEFTFTAEQAIGFHFVDYVVHSWDVARTLGLPLTFQKEVLDAALKIAESVPDGQSRLAPGSAFGPAVDAEGLSGLDRIVALLGRSPGWPPAHRA from the coding sequence ATGCCTATCAATGAGCTCCGCATCCTCGACGCCCTCGCCACCCGGGCCAGCCTCGACCTCGTCGCCCGCGTCGAACCCGCCGACCTGGCCAAGCCGACCCCCTGCGAGGCCTGGACCCTGCACGGCCTCCTCGCGCACATGACCACCCAGCACCTCGGCTTCGCCGCCGCGGCGGGCGGCGACGGCGACCCGGACCGCTGGAAGCTGGTCGCCCTCGGCGACGATCCCGTGGCCACCTACCGCGATTCGGTGAACCGGGTGCTGAACGCCTTCGCCGCCAACGACATCGCCGACCGCAAGTTCCCGTTGCCCGAGTTCACCACCGAGTTCACCTTCACCGCCGAACAGGCGATCGGCTTCCACTTCGTCGACTACGTGGTGCACTCGTGGGACGTCGCCCGCACGCTCGGCCTGCCGCTCACCTTCCAGAAGGAGGTGCTCGACGCCGCGCTGAAGATCGCCGAGAGCGTCCCGGACGGACAGTCCAGGCTGGCACCCGGTTCGGCCTTCGGTCCCGCCGTCGATGCCGAAGGACTGTCCGGTTTGGACCGGATCGTGGCGCTGCTCGGCCGCTCGCCCGGCTGGCCGCCCGCTCACCGCGCGTGA
- a CDS encoding MarR family winged helix-turn-helix transcriptional regulator — protein MAERTRPDLAAMLGGLMRRLMAAEAPVLAEHGLSMWGYVVLSALDDSPVRTQAALARAIGADKTRIIGTLDKLQEDGLISRDPDPADRRVRLLAITDEGRARRRAAQKQIQAHEDELLAGLPAADRAAFLRAAQALAKDLG, from the coding sequence ATGGCGGAGCGCACCCGGCCGGACCTCGCGGCGATGCTCGGCGGCCTGATGCGGCGGCTGATGGCGGCCGAGGCGCCGGTGCTGGCGGAGCACGGCCTGAGCATGTGGGGGTACGTCGTGCTGAGCGCGCTCGACGACAGCCCGGTGCGCACGCAGGCCGCGCTGGCGCGGGCGATCGGCGCGGACAAGACGCGGATCATCGGCACGCTGGACAAACTGCAGGAGGACGGCCTGATCAGCCGCGACCCGGATCCGGCGGACCGGCGGGTGCGGCTGCTGGCGATCACCGACGAGGGGCGCGCGCGGCGGCGGGCCGCGCAGAAGCAGATCCAGGCGCACGAGGACGAACTGCTGGCCGGGCTGCCCGCGGCCGACCGGGCGGCCTTCCTGCGTGCCGCGCAGGCGCTGGCTAAAGACCTCGGCTGA
- a CDS encoding TIGR03085 family metal-binding protein yields the protein MGVAADERRALCRLFEELGPDAPTLCEGWRTRDLAAHLVVREHRPDAAAGIMVPALASHTESVQRRYAAEPWEKLVDRVRSGPAWFWPTRLPPLDELVNSAEFLVHHEDARRGRPDWEPRPADAARDAAAWRSVRAIAKLTLRNSPVGVLLRAPGHGEVAAKTGPGTVTLTGAPLEILLFAFGRDAVRLDFEGEATAIDQLKSLSRGL from the coding sequence ATGGGAGTTGCCGCTGACGAGCGTCGTGCGTTGTGCAGACTGTTCGAGGAGCTGGGGCCCGACGCGCCGACGTTGTGCGAGGGCTGGCGCACCCGGGACCTCGCCGCGCACCTGGTCGTGCGGGAGCACCGGCCCGACGCGGCCGCCGGGATCATGGTGCCCGCACTGGCTTCCCACACCGAATCCGTCCAGCGGCGGTACGCGGCCGAGCCGTGGGAGAAGCTGGTCGACCGGGTACGCTCCGGCCCGGCCTGGTTCTGGCCCACCCGCCTGCCCCCGCTCGACGAACTGGTCAACAGCGCCGAGTTCCTCGTCCACCACGAGGACGCGCGTCGTGGCCGGCCGGACTGGGAACCCCGTCCGGCCGACGCGGCACGGGACGCCGCCGCCTGGCGTTCGGTGCGGGCGATCGCGAAGCTCACCCTGCGCAACTCGCCGGTCGGGGTGCTCCTGCGCGCACCCGGTCACGGTGAAGTGGCCGCGAAAACCGGTCCCGGCACCGTCACCCTCACCGGCGCCCCGCTGGAAATCCTGCTCTTCGCCTTCGGCCGCGACGCCGTCCGCCTCGACTTCGAGGGCGAAGCCACCGCGATCGACCAGCTGAAGTCCCTCAGCCGAGGTCTTTAG
- a CDS encoding DUF6531 domain-containing protein: protein MANPLFAAAREPVDVATGEVVLAQADLTLTGRPDLVLRRFHRSSYRAGRWFGASWASTVDQQLLVDELHLRLFTADGRIRCYPHPTGTEAVHPVTGPGDPLRRSADGHRVETPDGTLLFEPGAEPGVRRLLAIEHPGSPPATIEYTESGAPGVLRGAGGQEVRFTTADGRITGIDVLGDGITTAVVRFGYNRLGQLVQVANAGGPPMSFDYDLSDRLIGWQDRVGTWYRYAYDPGSRCVRTIGADGYFSGAYTYDDDRRATRHTDALGHTTEFRFDEAGRLTEEVDPLGGRHGYSWDQQGRLFSRTDPLGRTTLFTHDDEGLTGVIRPDGSVLSYTSGELSTQDGTVRARTVVDPLTEPIGVAAPWRAAAPDDPFANEPPDAGPVTERDAFGRPRTTKTASGGTVGLGWTVAGHRAVRQGPLGRRDVWRFDAEGQPIEHRDATGQVSRRHYGRFGLLTTEIDADGGRTTYTYDGRARLTSVTNPAGLTWRYTYDPAGRPIEEEDFDGRRISFDYNEAGQLTRLTNGLGEVTEFGYDRLGNLVEQRTAEDTATYAYDPLGRLVHAANRDSVLEIRRDALGRVLAESINGHEVRWRYGETGPRRRTPSGVDSAWRPDGLTFAGHEIRIERDAAGRERTRFVDGLRVLAQRFDAEDQLVEQLLAHGEQVLKKREFTYRIDGRLIAIDDSAAGPTRLRLDALGRITESTGPRGTLRYRYDTAGNITRAGAETRTYHRNQLFEAGGTRYTADRQGRVTERRSGDRAWTFTWDRLDRLTELTTPDGARWTYLYDALGRRFAKQRWASGTVVEETRFAWSGTEIVERLTRSGGTRSVVTLAHDRDGRLVAQSGPDAFSSIVTDADGVPTELLDDDGTLRWQASAWDAPCWDADAESGLHYHFDRYYDPEVERYLSQDPFGLRPGPNPVARHPAATRDSPSVVPHRPGSGYQHGAARSANGG from the coding sequence ATGGCCAATCCCCTGTTCGCCGCGGCGCGCGAGCCGGTCGACGTGGCCACCGGGGAGGTGGTGCTGGCCCAGGCCGATCTCACCCTCACCGGCCGCCCGGACCTGGTCCTCCGGCGCTTCCACCGCTCGTCCTACCGCGCCGGCCGCTGGTTCGGCGCCTCCTGGGCGTCCACTGTGGACCAGCAACTGCTGGTCGACGAGCTGCACCTGCGCCTGTTCACCGCCGACGGCCGGATCCGCTGCTACCCGCACCCGACCGGCACCGAGGCCGTGCACCCGGTGACCGGCCCTGGCGACCCGCTGCGGCGGAGCGCGGACGGCCACCGCGTCGAAACCCCGGACGGCACCCTGCTGTTCGAACCGGGTGCCGAGCCCGGGGTCCGGCGCCTGCTCGCCATCGAGCACCCCGGCAGCCCACCGGCCACCATCGAGTACACCGAGAGCGGCGCGCCCGGTGTGCTGCGCGGCGCCGGTGGCCAGGAGGTCCGGTTCACCACCGCGGACGGCCGGATCACCGGGATCGACGTGCTCGGCGACGGCATCACCACCGCCGTGGTGCGCTTCGGCTACAACCGGCTCGGGCAGCTCGTGCAGGTGGCGAACGCCGGCGGCCCGCCGATGTCGTTCGACTACGACCTGAGCGACCGGCTCATCGGCTGGCAGGACCGCGTCGGCACCTGGTACCGCTACGCCTACGACCCCGGTAGCCGCTGCGTGCGGACCATCGGCGCCGACGGGTACTTCTCCGGCGCGTACACCTACGACGACGATCGCCGCGCCACCCGGCACACGGACGCGCTGGGCCACACCACCGAGTTCCGGTTCGACGAAGCGGGCAGGCTCACCGAGGAGGTCGACCCGCTCGGCGGCAGGCACGGCTACAGCTGGGACCAGCAGGGCAGGTTGTTCTCGCGCACCGACCCGCTGGGCCGGACCACGCTGTTCACCCACGACGACGAGGGGCTGACCGGGGTCATCCGGCCGGACGGATCGGTGCTCTCGTACACCTCGGGCGAACTGTCCACTCAGGACGGGACGGTGCGGGCTCGGACCGTCGTCGACCCGCTGACCGAGCCGATCGGCGTCGCCGCGCCCTGGCGTGCGGCCGCGCCGGACGACCCGTTCGCCAACGAGCCGCCAGACGCCGGGCCGGTCACCGAACGCGACGCCTTCGGCAGGCCGCGCACCACGAAGACGGCGTCCGGCGGCACGGTCGGGCTCGGCTGGACCGTGGCCGGGCATCGGGCGGTGCGGCAGGGCCCGCTGGGCAGGCGCGACGTGTGGCGGTTCGACGCCGAGGGCCAGCCGATCGAACACCGCGACGCGACCGGGCAGGTCTCACGACGGCACTACGGCCGGTTCGGCCTGCTCACCACCGAAATCGACGCCGATGGCGGGCGCACCACCTACACCTACGACGGCCGGGCGCGGCTGACCTCGGTGACCAATCCGGCCGGGCTGACCTGGCGCTACACCTACGATCCGGCGGGCAGGCCGATCGAGGAGGAGGACTTCGACGGCCGCCGGATCAGCTTCGACTACAACGAGGCAGGCCAGCTGACCCGGCTGACCAACGGCCTCGGCGAGGTCACCGAGTTCGGCTACGACCGGCTCGGCAACCTGGTGGAGCAGCGAACCGCCGAGGACACCGCCACCTACGCCTACGACCCGCTCGGCCGCCTGGTGCACGCGGCGAACCGCGATTCCGTGCTGGAGATCCGCCGGGACGCGCTCGGCCGCGTGCTCGCCGAGTCGATCAACGGCCACGAAGTGCGCTGGCGCTACGGCGAAACCGGGCCGCGCCGGCGCACACCGTCCGGTGTGGACAGTGCGTGGCGACCGGACGGCCTGACCTTCGCCGGGCACGAGATCCGGATCGAGCGCGACGCGGCCGGCCGGGAACGCACCCGGTTCGTCGACGGGCTCCGCGTGCTCGCGCAACGGTTCGACGCCGAGGACCAGCTCGTCGAGCAGCTGCTGGCCCACGGCGAGCAGGTGCTGAAGAAGCGCGAGTTCACCTACCGGATCGACGGGCGGCTGATCGCGATCGACGATTCGGCCGCCGGTCCGACCCGGCTCCGGCTCGACGCGCTCGGGCGGATCACCGAGAGCACCGGCCCGCGCGGCACCCTGCGGTACCGGTACGACACCGCGGGCAACATCACCAGGGCCGGCGCGGAGACCCGGACGTACCACCGCAACCAGCTGTTCGAGGCGGGCGGCACGCGGTACACCGCGGACCGGCAGGGCCGCGTCACCGAACGCCGGTCGGGGGATCGCGCGTGGACCTTCACCTGGGACCGGCTCGACCGGCTCACCGAGCTGACGACCCCGGACGGCGCGCGGTGGACGTACCTGTACGACGCGCTGGGCAGGCGGTTCGCGAAGCAGCGGTGGGCGTCCGGCACGGTGGTGGAGGAAACGCGCTTCGCCTGGAGCGGCACGGAGATCGTCGAACGGCTGACCCGCTCCGGCGGTACCCGGTCGGTGGTGACCCTGGCCCACGACCGGGACGGACGGCTGGTGGCGCAGTCCGGGCCCGACGCGTTCAGCTCGATCGTGACCGATGCCGACGGCGTGCCCACCGAGCTGCTCGACGACGACGGCACCCTGCGCTGGCAGGCCTCCGCCTGGGACGCGCCGTGCTGGGACGCCGACGCGGAAAGCGGGCTGCACTACCACTTCGACCGGTACTACGACCCGGAGGTCGAGCGGTACCTCAGCCAGGACCCGTTCGGCCTGCGGCCCGGCCCGAACCCGGTGGCCCGCCACCCGGCCGCCACCCGCGACTCCCCCAGCGTGGTGCCCCACCGGCCCGGGTCGGGGTACCAGCACGGCGCGGCCCGTTCGGCGAACGGCGGGTAG